The DNA segment TCTGGAAAGTCGCATCCGGGATAGCATTCAATCACTGGGCGACAATGTGGTTTACGTGCAAAAATGGCCATGGACACCTCCGGAAGGCGAAACAGAATACCCATGGTGGCGTTATATGAACCGTCCCTTGCCCACACTCAATGAGCAAAAGGTGATTGAGCGTCATTCGCAACTGGCCGCTTCTTCCACATTTGCCATATCGGCACAAAAGAAAATAATTTTTGAAGCTAATTCCTTCGACAAGGTCCAAGTTCTTGGAGTAAGCAATAGCTTTGATCAAAACTGGAATTTTGAGATCAGCCGCGGACGCTATTTCACCTCTTTTGAATCCAGTAAAGGAAGTAACATTACAATTATTGGTGCTGATATTGCAGATGAACTATTCCAGGACACAGATCCCATTGGCAAGCGGATAAAGATGGCGGGCAGGCAGTTAACGGTAGTGGGTGTCATCCTTAGACAAGGAAAAGACATCTTTGGCAATAGCCTAGACACCAACATTATCATACCCATACAGTATGCCAAAAATATTTTTAACATACGCAGTGAGCGCGTTCAACCATTTATTGTAGTCAAGGCCAAAGAGAGGGTTAACACAGAAGACTTAATGAGTGAATTGGAAGGTATATTGCGGGCCGAGAGAAAAATAAAACCCCAGCAGGGCAATACCTTTGCCCTCAATCGAATGAGCATTATCCAAAAACAATTTGACGACTTATTTGGCATATTAAATATCGCGGGTGGTTTTATTGGATTCTTTGCCATATTAGTGGGGGGATTTGGAATTGCCAATATCATGTTTG comes from the Saccharicrinis fermentans DSM 9555 = JCM 21142 genome and includes:
- a CDS encoding ABC transporter permease; amino-acid sequence: MIIVFKFIKESLLFAWNALTSNKLRTILTLSGVTIGIFSIISVFTLIDYLESRIRDSIQSLGDNVVYVQKWPWTPPEGETEYPWWRYMNRPLPTLNEQKVIERHSQLAASSTFAISAQKKIIFEANSFDKVQVLGVSNSFDQNWNFEISRGRYFTSFESSKGSNITIIGADIADELFQDTDPIGKRIKMAGRQLTVVGVILRQGKDIFGNSLDTNIIIPIQYAKNIFNIRSERVQPFIVVKAKERVNTEDLMSELEGILRAERKIKPQQGNTFALNRMSIIQKQFDDLFGILNIAGGFIGFFAILVGGFGIANIMFVSVKERTRIIGIQKALGAKRRFILWQFLFESIFLSLLGGTTGLALIFIIIQIANSLFDLSIPLTFWNIFRALFISIFLGIISGYIPSNSASKLNPVDAINN